The DNA window CTCcttcaatttctattttatgTATCAATCAATCTCTCATTGAATTGCTCTCTAAAATCTTTAGTTAGAGAAGAGAATGGATGTTATCAGCACATTTCTCAACTTAGTAGTCCCTCCTTTTACCTTCTTCTCTCTCTGTTTTCTCTTGCCACCTTACTTCTTTTACAAGGCATTTTCCTACGTTTTTAACACTATTTTCATTGAAGATGTTTCTGGCAAGGTTGTTCTTATTACCGGTGCTTCTTCCGGCATCGGAGAGGTAcataattattatgaaaataatcTTTAGCTAGCTTTACATTTATGAGTAGGTCGTTAatactaatttaataatttaaactatGTCACTCAAATAATAGAAATTTCTAATATTTAAGGTTTAGACTATATTTGTATAATAGCAAAatgaatttatctaaaaacaatGTTAGCGTGTTTGCTAAAATTTAACCAGTTTGTTCCATCATTCATTCGATTCTTTAACTGTATACAACGCCGACTCTATTTGATCTTTGGCCTAATTTGGCATAGTATTGTACGTCCgtgtatataaaatttatctagACCAAATGGGCACAATCttgatatatttgataaactaaGTTAAATTTGTGGGTAGATTAAATCTTTTTTTCGCATTATATAATTTTTCGTAATGGTAATGCATTCATATGTTGTTGTTATTTGACAATAAGCTTAAAAACCCAAACTAATACACGAATTAATGAAATTTCAGGTGGaaagaatttttaattttaaaataaaattgccagtaaatttgaatttaatttgatttgatttgatttatgaAGAGTTGATTAAACACAATAAGTGGTTATATATGTTGCAGCATTTGGCTTACGAGTATGCAAAGAGAGGAGCCTGCTTAGCACTCGTAGCCCGACGAGAAAACCGACTGAGCGATGTTGCTTTTAGAGCAGAAGAGTTCGGATCTCCTAATGTTCTTACGATTCTTGCAGATGTTCAAAAGGTCGAAGATTGTCGACGACTTGTTGAGGAAACTGTTGGTCATTTTGGGAGATGTAAGTCTGGCATTTTGAGAAGagatcaatttttcttttttgatttattgttacttgGTCACAAATGCATAGTAATGATGTTTTATGCTTGTGTTGTGATGCAGTGGATCATCTTGTTAATAATGCTGGTATAGCTTCAGTTGCCATGTTTGATGAATTAACCGATATTACCAGATCTAGGACTATAATTGTAAGTCTAGATTTAGCTTCAGGTTCAGATCATAATCAtgcttctgttttttttttcacagaCGGATTGAAATGATTAAATGTGTTGCTATTAATGATTTCCTGCATACAGGACACTAACTTCTGGGGTTCAGCTTATACGACCCGTTATGCAATTCCATATCTCCGAGAGACCGGAGGCAAGATCGTCGTTCTTGCGTCGTCTGCTTCTTGGGTGACATTACCACGAATGAGCATCTACAATGTAATATGTTTTACCTCAAATTTGTACTTTCAATCTTATGATTCGCAACCACCTAAATAAATTGAACCAATTGATAAATGTTTAGGCAAGCAAAGCAGCTCTGGTGAGCTTTTTCGAGACATTGAGGATTGAATTAGGCTCCGATGTTCACGTGTTAATTGTGACACCTTCCTTTGTAGAATCTGAATTGACGCAAGGCAAATTCCTTACAGCTGAAGGAAAAATGAATCTTGATCAAGAAATGAGGGATGTAAGACATTCCGATCAGCACTCTTTCCTGTTAAATTtgcataaatttaatatcatatctgaattttaatatatatattttgtatgttGAGAAGGTTGAAGTGAGTGTTATCCCCATTCCGAAAGTAACCGATTGTGCAAGATCCATAGTAAACAGTGCTCGTCGGGGAGACAAGTACCTAACAGAGCCGAAATGGTTCAGGATGACATGGATATGGAAGGTGTTTTGCCCTGATGCGCTTGAATGGAGTTACAGATGGTTTTATCTACCTGGACAAGATGAACCAGCCACAGAAGCACCTAGCAAGAAAGTTCTTGACATGACTGGAGCCAAAAATATTCTCTACCCCGAATCCATCCTAACACCCGAGCACAAAACTGATTGAAATCGGAGACTGTCGAATCTCGTTTTTCCTTTATAAATCTCATATAATGTTTATGTTGTGGATTCAAGATATTACTTGGTTTGTTTGTACAAATTGAAGGCTTTCTCTTCTAAGGCCTTCAGCTGTTTAGGAATCATTTGAAAAGTTGTTTCCTGTCTCTGTGCTAGGGAAAGTCGCTCTCTAGCTGACCTgtcatataattaaatttgtattcCACCTTAAAGCTGATCTGGCAACAATaggcaaaaaaattaatactaggTGAGGTTTTATATCTTGGGACTACAGTGGTTATGGCATATGGCCTCGGCCAGGTTGGGAGTATAGATAGTGGATGAGATGTGTGCGGTCCATGATTAATTAGTCAATTATTAGGGATTTGATTAGTGGTGCATTTAATAGAATTATATTTCTCCCAGGAAATAGAAAATAAGAATCTCAATATGATTTTActtgtaaaaaaattactaatataactggtataattaattattttaaatatactattagaataaatttaatttaaaaattcgaAATTAATTAAGAGACCagaatgaacttttttttatcatatcataatttattaatatatagaattttttttttaaaaaaaaatgaacagaGGCAGTCCAATTTTCAAATGTTCTACATTTAATGTTACCACTTCAAATGGCACAACAATATGTATGAATTgagagtttttaaaatttataaattttattaatttacaagttttaaatttataaagtacAACATTAACAAAACTTACTGTTTGGAACATATACTTTACAAgaatactaataaaataattaaattttaaaataatctatCATTTAgcgaaaaaaatatatagaaagaTCAGAATCTTCGCAATTTATAAATGCTTATGATATTTTCTATTATCAAAAGATAAaatcagataaaaaaaatttggattgcTCAAAATTGATGAATTTGGTTCATCTAGAATCCAGAAACCGTGCATTAGTTTTTGTGGGACAGGTTTCCATTTAAAGTTGTAGTTGACATTTTCTCCTGATAAAGATAATAACCATTTTTCTCCATCTTTGCTCAGATTGCAGTCTAATAATTAATTGCATTTTGGTCTCAAGATATAATTGCATACATGACTTCCTTCAAAGAATACATATAAAGAAATTCATTAACTATGCTCAATTGTCCCCTTCAGGCATTTGCGTCTTTGTTTTAAGCTGGTAGGCACCTCCTCCTGAAATTCACTACCAAAATCATGGACTCCATTCACATGTTTATGAACATTGTACTTCCTCCTGTAAACATCCTCGTATTGCTTTGTTTCTTACCACTTTATCTTGTCTTCAAGATTCTTTATTACATTAAAAGACTCTTATTCATCGAAAACGTTGCCGGAAAATCCGTACTTATCACCGGAGCAGCCTCAGGAATCGGCGAGGTAAGATCTATAGCTCTACTACAtgattaatatatatgtataaacaaaataatatttttcttatcGGACTGCCTTGTATATAAAGCAACTGGCTTATGAGTATGCAAGACGAGGAGCTTGTTTGGTTCTGGTTGACATAAAAGAAGATTGTCTTAAACCAGTTGCTGACATGGCTAGACAACTCGGCTCTCCGGATGTTGTACCAATCGGTGCAGATGTTTCGAATATTGAAGATTCTCAGAGATTTGTGGAAGCTGCAGTGAACCATTTTGGTACATGTATGTGTCtttaaatccaattgtttctttaattttacAATCAGTTCATGACATTGTGAACTGTTTGTTCGAAATTGTGTATATGTTGGAAAAGTGGATCATCTGGTAAACAATGCTGGAATTGGAACACCAAGCACCAATAATGCCGATGACATCTTCCAATCCCGTCACAGACTAATggtatttaaattaattatgttttttgttttggatAAATTACACTAGCCGTATATGAACCCTTACTAATCTTCTATTTTAGTAGGGAAAAGGGTCACTTATGTCCCTAATATTTGTCTATAGGATCATGTGAGCCCCTAATATTCGAAAAGGTTCAAACATGcccttaatgtcttaaaaagtgTACAACCACGCTCTAACTTTGACTCATAAATGAGACGTTAGGGGGCTGGTTGTCGAAATCGGAGGGTCTGTTTGTTCATTTtgtaagacgttaggggcatatttgaacctttccagACATTGAGCTTACTTGATCCTCGAGGAAAATCTTAAGGGCATAGATGAcccttttcccattttagtatatggatttttatatttttttaaattagtgcTACAACTTTTTAGAAGTGTATCAAATTAGTATTTTAGCCATATTCCTATAACTAATCTACTAAGAAAGCCAAAAACAATtcaataatttgatattttaattttatatatatttgtttatcatTGCGCacgtaattgttttttttactagtataacattaatttaagtaattatttgatatatttttaaataattgaaacaccaatataaaagaaaataggaAAATTTTAGTCACCGTTGAAATAAGTTTCCTTTTTATACTATTGGAGTCATATTATTGTTAATCAAGC is part of the Mercurialis annua linkage group LG3, ddMerAnnu1.2, whole genome shotgun sequence genome and encodes:
- the LOC126674362 gene encoding 11-beta-hydroxysteroid dehydrogenase 1A-like, translating into MDVISTFLNLVVPPFTFFSLCFLLPPYFFYKAFSYVFNTIFIEDVSGKVVLITGASSGIGEHLAYEYAKRGACLALVARRENRLSDVAFRAEEFGSPNVLTILADVQKVEDCRRLVEETVGHFGRLDHLVNNAGIASVAMFDELTDITRSRTIIDTNFWGSAYTTRYAIPYLRETGGKIVVLASSASWVTLPRMSIYNASKAALVSFFETLRIELGSDVHVLIVTPSFVESELTQGKFLTAEGKMNLDQEMRDVEVSVIPIPKVTDCARSIVNSARRGDKYLTEPKWFRMTWIWKVFCPDALEWSYRWFYLPGQDEPATEAPSKKVLDMTGAKNILYPESILTPEHKTD